One window of Flavobacterium ammonificans genomic DNA carries:
- a CDS encoding LacI family DNA-binding transcriptional regulator translates to MSKKNIVTLKKIATDLGLSISTISRSLNDHPDISDETKERVKSYANKIKYIPNLFAKGFRSHKSNIIGVIIPNIEHSFTATLLRGIIQNAEINGFRVIICESFNDEQKQSELMETMIQFGVDGILLSLTKKTKNVDEILEMMEHIPLIMFDRISSKVPCTQIVIDDEDASYKAVQHLINVGKTKIAIIKESDTSNISERRYQGYLKALKENQIIINEDLIMSSENLSIEEGRRLTRNLLSCQEVPDAIFTISDEAGIGAIQELKKHKIKIPEEIAVVGFSNSKFCTIIKPNLTSVDQPGNRIGKLSVDYLIEEINSPSTIIHKTIEIKTNLIIRKSSFKPNINMK, encoded by the coding sequence ATGTCTAAAAAAAACATTGTTACTTTAAAGAAGATAGCTACCGATCTAGGCTTATCTATATCTACTATTTCAAGATCGTTAAATGATCATCCAGACATTAGTGACGAAACTAAAGAAAGAGTGAAATCGTATGCCAATAAAATTAAATACATCCCCAATTTATTTGCAAAAGGGTTTAGATCCCATAAATCAAATATTATAGGTGTCATAATTCCAAATATAGAGCATAGCTTTACCGCTACTTTATTGCGAGGAATTATTCAAAATGCCGAGATAAATGGATTCCGGGTTATTATTTGCGAATCATTTAATGACGAACAAAAACAATCGGAATTAATGGAAACAATGATTCAATTTGGAGTAGATGGCATCTTATTGTCATTAACAAAAAAAACAAAAAACGTAGATGAAATTCTAGAAATGATGGAACATATTCCATTGATTATGTTTGATCGAATTTCATCTAAAGTTCCTTGTACTCAAATTGTAATTGACGATGAAGACGCCTCCTATAAAGCTGTTCAACATTTAATAAATGTGGGTAAAACAAAAATTGCAATTATTAAAGAATCAGACACTTCGAATATATCTGAGAGAAGATACCAAGGCTACTTAAAAGCATTAAAAGAAAATCAGATTATCATTAATGAAGATTTGATTATGAGTAGCGAGAATCTTTCAATTGAAGAAGGAAGGAGACTTACAAGAAATCTTTTAAGCTGTCAAGAAGTTCCGGATGCTATCTTCACAATAAGCGATGAAGCCGGAATTGGTGCTATTCAAGAATTGAAAAAACATAAAATAAAAATTCCTGAAGAAATAGCAGTTGTTGGTTTTAGTAATTCAAAATTTTGTACAATAATTAAACCAAATCTTACTAGTGTTGATCAGCCTGGAAATAGAATTGGGAAACTTTCTGTAGACTATTTGATTGAAGAGATTAACTCCCCAAGCACAATAATTCATAAAACAATAGAGATAAAAACAAATCTAATTATTAGGAAATCTTCATTTAAACCAAATATTAATATGAAATAA
- a CDS encoding tetratricopeptide repeat protein, translating into MKHLVYIFLFISSFLFAQSGFEKGNVLYQKGQYEQAIQAYESVLDSRQQSADLYFNLGNCYYKLNKVAPSIYNYEKALVLAPEDADIANNLKFAQKLTIDEVKEVPKVGFAKLLHDFTGMYHYNTWAWISIVFGLMFLGFFIGYYFSLAAVLKRIFFFGMFVWVLFLLVSVGAAIFERNHFVTDRPAIVFAEVTEVKSEPQKASPATFILHEGTKVFVKEILGKWKKIELTDGTEGWIESGAIREVK; encoded by the coding sequence ATGAAACATTTAGTTTACATATTTTTGTTCATCTCTTCTTTTTTATTCGCTCAAAGCGGATTTGAAAAAGGGAATGTTTTGTATCAAAAAGGGCAATACGAACAAGCGATTCAAGCCTATGAAAGTGTGTTGGATTCGCGTCAGCAATCAGCGGACTTGTATTTCAATTTAGGAAATTGTTACTATAAATTGAATAAAGTGGCGCCCTCAATCTACAACTATGAGAAAGCATTGGTGTTGGCTCCTGAAGATGCAGATATAGCAAACAACCTAAAATTTGCTCAAAAACTAACCATTGATGAGGTAAAAGAAGTTCCGAAAGTGGGTTTTGCCAAACTACTTCATGATTTTACAGGGATGTATCATTACAATACTTGGGCTTGGATTTCTATTGTCTTTGGATTGATGTTTTTAGGATTTTTTATTGGTTACTATTTTTCGCTTGCTGCCGTATTAAAACGCATTTTCTTTTTTGGAATGTTTGTATGGGTTTTATTTTTATTAGTTAGTGTTGGAGCTGCTATTTTTGAAAGAAATCATTTTGTAACGGACCGACCAGCCATCGTTTTTGCGGAAGTTACTGAAGTGAAGAGCGAACCTCAAAAAGCTAGTCCAGCTACTTTTATTTTACACGAAGGAACTAAAGTCTTTGTAAAAGAAATCTTGGGGAAATGGAAAAAAATTGAACTTACAGACGGCACTGAAGGTTGGATTGAGTCTGGAGCTATCAGAGAAGTGAAATAA